A window of the Zeugodacus cucurbitae isolate PBARC_wt_2022May chromosome 2, idZeuCucr1.2, whole genome shotgun sequence genome harbors these coding sequences:
- the Cyp6d4 gene encoding probable cytochrome P450 6d4, protein MIALLLFLLLGTLLFWLIKHQYSYWNRRNFPSDPDTNIPCGCLTSVVKHEKSMGVAIYDAYLKAKTPFVGIYLLFRPAVMIRDAELARQILIQDFTSFHDRGVYVDEKRDRLSCNLFSLRGQSWRSLRQKLTPSFSSGKLKAMFHTSDDIGNKMVEHLNKILPDKGSAEVDIKDILVTYAIDIIGSVIFGLDINSFEDPKNKFRCLVHKARRNNLINANIGMLIFLCPSIIKFMVLLGFKNNTAVGLREILKDTIEYREKHNIVRKDMLQLMMQLRNTGKINEDDDNWSAKANTTTGAEKEFTLDDIAAQGFIFYIAGQETTSSAAAFTIFELAQYPDLLARAQSEVNEVLARHNGQMSYDALQEMPFLDLCLQETNRKYPFPFLSRECTQDYIIPGTEHVIEKGTPIVIPLLGIHRDPQYFTNPMVYDPERFSSSNPNYNNNAYMPFGAGPRQCIALRMGKINSKLGLVKILQNFNVEVMGKSEIIIDNHAVGIQPKGGVKVRLSKKAKSNN, encoded by the exons ATGATCGCGTTACTACTTTTTCTACTACTGGGTACATTACTCTTCTGGTTGATTAAACACCAGTATTCTTATTGGAATCGTCGCAATTTCCCCAGCGATCCGGATACGAATATTCCTTGCGGTTGTCTAACATCCGTCGTTAAGCATGAGAAATCTATGGGTGTAGCAATATATGATGCCTATTTAAAGGCCAAAACACCTTTCGTCGGGATCTATTTGCTTTTCCGGCCGGCGGTAATGATACGTGATGCCGAATTGGCACGGCAAATATTAATACAAGATTTTACCAGCTTTCACGATCGCGGCGTGTATGTCGATGAGAAACGTGATCGATTGTCATGCAATTTATTTTCGCTGCGCGGTCAAAGTTGGCGTTCGCTACGTCAGAAGCTGACACCATCATTCAGTTCGGGCAAACTGAAAGCCATGTTTCACACCTCCGATGACATTGGTAACAAAATGGTTGAACACCTTAATAAAATACTGCCCGATAAGGGTAGCGCGGAAGTAGACATCAAGGATATTCTTGTGAC ttatgCTATCGACATAATCGGCTCGGTTATCTTCGGTTTAGATATAAACAGTTTTGAAGATCCCAAAAATAAATTCAGATGTCTCGTACACAAAGCACGTCGCAATAATTTAATCAATGCAAATATCGGAATGTTAATCTTCTTGTGTCCATC cataataaaatttatggttCTGTtgggttttaaaaataataccgCTGTTGGCTTGCGTGAAATCTTAAAAGACACGATCGAATATCGTGAAAAACACAATATTGTACGCAAGGATATGCTGCAGTTGATGATGCAACTAAGAAACACAGGCAAAATCAACGAGGATGATGACAATTGGAGCGCAAAAGCCAATACAA CCACTGGCGCAGAGAAGGAATTCACTTTGGACGACATAGCGGCACAGGGTTTTATCTTCTATATAGCTGGTCAAGAGACCACTAGCTCAGCAGCCGCTTTCACCATCTTCGAATTGGCGCAATATCCAGATTTGTTGGCGCGTGCCCAGAGCGAAGTTAACGAGGTGTTGGCGCGACACAATGGCCAGATGAGTTACGACGCTTTGCAAGAAATGCCATTTTTAGATTTGTGCTTACAAg aAACAAATCGCAAATATCCATTCCCATTTCTGAGTCGTGAATGCACACAAGACTACATCATACCCGGCACTGAGCACGTGATCGAAAAGGGTACACCCATAGTCATTCCACTGCTTGGCATTCACCGTGATCCACAATACTTTACGAATCCTATGGTATATGATCCCGAACGCTTTTCATCTTCAAATCCCAATTATAATAACAACGCTTATATGCCTTTCGGTGCTGGACCACGTCAATGCATTGCTCTACGTATGGGTAAAATTAATTCGAAATTGGGTCTTgtaaaaattttacagaatttcAATGTGGAAGTGATGGGTAAAAGTGAAATCATCATAGATAATCATGCGGTGGGTATTCAGCCGAAGGGTGGCGTAAAAGTACGTCTGTCAAAGAAAGCTAAGTCGAACAATTAA
- the LOC105210109 gene encoding uncharacterized protein LOC105210109 produces MIIVFLLEKTQHNTEAIMSTKSFYEILKSTPTASFEELRRNYKQLILQCHPDKLQHLDNTNTTTTKASSTNGDNATIITNNAATITPATVDLNAEISISTSSDQNSEEFVVINEAWNTLKDPIKRRHYDAELLLRKFQTHSNIFARLTLDDMKRCAATATTNSGSDSGSDNDSEVACGDEIEGKSAAGDMYWYYTYDCRCGGQYIVDESVDSEILNRNQKRMTNVHTARKTSEEQKTLQQKQNNIDKNFQAAAGSGAENASASICDNNSKNGGAGVYKDIQAAAVTNRDGDDAADDGDGEVLVECSECSLVIVLT; encoded by the coding sequence atgattaTTGTATTTCTACTGGAAAAAACCCAACACAATACAGAAGCGATAATGTCAACGAAAAGTTTCTATGAAATCTTAAAGTCCACACCAACGGCGAGCTTCGAAGAGTTGCGCCGTAATTATAAACAATTGATTCTACAATGTCATCCCGATAAATTACAACATTTAGATAACAcaaataccacaacaacaaaagcatcaAGTACTAATGGTGATAATGCCacaataataactaataatgcGGCGACCATTACGCCTGCTACTGTTGACCTAAATGCCGAAATCTCAATTTCGACATCTTCAGATCAAAACAGTGAAGAATTTGTAGTCATAAATGAAGCTTGGAATACGCTTAAAGACCCCATAAAGCGAAGACACTACGATGCCGAACTGCTGTTGAGAAAATTTCAAACGCACAGTAATATCTTTGCGCGTTTAACGCTTGACGATATGAAACGCTGTGCCGCCAccgcaacaacaaatagtgGAAGTGACAGTGGCAGTGACAATGATAGTGAAGTTGCATGCGGAGACGAGATAGAGGGCAAGTCTGCTGCGGGTGACATGTATTGGTACTATACATATGATTGCCGATGTGGTGGTCAGTATATTGTTGATGAGTCAGTGGACAGTGAAATACTCAACCGCAACCAGAAGCGTATGACCAACGTACACACTGCCAGAAAAACGTCGGAAGAGCAAAAAacgttgcaacaaaaacaaaataacatcgATAAGAATTTTCAAGCAGCTGCTGGTAGTGGCGCAGAAAATGCGTCTGCATCGATTTGcgacaacaacagtaaaaacgGAGGAGCTGGTGTTTATAAAGACATACAGGCCGCTGCTGTTACTAATCGCGATGGCGACGACGCCGCTGACGATGGGGATGGTGAAGTGCTTGTCGAATGTAGTGAATGTTCTTTGGTGATCGTATTGACTTGA
- the LOC105210115 gene encoding cardioactive peptide isoform X2 — protein sequence MLSWKKHQLRGVIQWKYDKRPFCNAFTGCGKKRSSLPYPLWKRTELDDVKAYNNDDDMSEGLSDLIDINAEPAVENVQKQIMSQAKIFEAIKEASKEIFRQKNMQKLRQREANPEAVEGV from the exons ATGCTGAGTTGGAAAAAG CATCAATTGCGAGGCGTCATCCAGTGGAAGTATGACAAACGTCCATTTTGCAACGCTTTTACTG GTTGTGGTAAAAAACGTTCATCTCTTCCATACCCTTTATGGAAACGCACTGAGTTAGATGATGTCAAAGCGTATAACAATGACGACGACATGTCGGAAGGGCTGAGCGATCTCATTGACATAAATGCCGAACCAGCTGTGGAgaatgtacaaaaacaaattatgtcACAAGCCAAGATATTTGAGGCCATCAAGGAGGCGAGCAAAGAGATATTCCGACAGAAGAATATGCAGAAACTGCGTCAACGCGAAGCCAATCCCGAAGCAGTTGAAGGGGTTTAG
- the LOC105210115 gene encoding cardioactive peptide isoform X1, producing the protein MLAWKVWTMIWLLCLHSTLQREVDNDNELNHQLRGVIQWKYDKRPFCNAFTGCGKKRSSLPYPLWKRTELDDVKAYNNDDDMSEGLSDLIDINAEPAVENVQKQIMSQAKIFEAIKEASKEIFRQKNMQKLRQREANPEAVEGV; encoded by the exons ATGTTAGCATGGAAAGTGTGGACAATGATTTGGCTATTGTGTCTACATTCTACACTGCAAAGAGAAGTGGATAATGACAATGAATTGAAT CATCAATTGCGAGGCGTCATCCAGTGGAAGTATGACAAACGTCCATTTTGCAACGCTTTTACTG GTTGTGGTAAAAAACGTTCATCTCTTCCATACCCTTTATGGAAACGCACTGAGTTAGATGATGTCAAAGCGTATAACAATGACGACGACATGTCGGAAGGGCTGAGCGATCTCATTGACATAAATGCCGAACCAGCTGTGGAgaatgtacaaaaacaaattatgtcACAAGCCAAGATATTTGAGGCCATCAAGGAGGCGAGCAAAGAGATATTCCGACAGAAGAATATGCAGAAACTGCGTCAACGCGAAGCCAATCCCGAAGCAGTTGAAGGGGTTTAG